The Bos mutus isolate GX-2022 chromosome 7, NWIPB_WYAK_1.1, whole genome shotgun sequence genome window below encodes:
- the LOC138988632 gene encoding adhesion G protein-coupled receptor E4-like, giving the protein MLTFKAIAQLFLLGCSWCLGFFLAELIKEPIRSIVAYAFTITNVLQGVYIFLVHCVLNQQVREEYVKWLRSMRKKTESDSYILSSSTIQTHVMEKSSNLWGKRRSNT; this is encoded by the exons ATGCTGACGTTTAAAGCCATTGCTCAGCTCTTCCTCTTGGGCTGTTCCTGGTGCCTTGGCTTCTTTCTCGCTGAACTGATAAAGGAACCCATCAGATCCATCGTTGCCTACGCTTTCACCATCACCAACGTCCTGCAGGGAGTCTACATCTTCCTGGTCCACTGCGTCCTCAACCAGCAG GTGAGAGAGGAATATGTAAAGTGGCTTAGGAGCATGCGTAAAAAGACAGAGTCTGACAGCTACATCCTTTCCAGCTCTACCATCCAAACCCATGTG ATGGAAAAATCATCCAATTTATgggggaaaagaagaagcaatacTTAA